ACCCATTGCGGTATTCAACTCTGATAACGAGGTGATTTCTACAAACATTTGGGGATTTTCCGTGAATTTGCGTTTTATCGCCATTGAATTACTTTCGCGCTGAACAAACGACCTCGACCTTCCGCATGCTTGCTTCAGGGCGAATTAAAGAGAAATTGCGGCGAGAAACAGTATTTTGATGCATTGGCTTTAGTGCATCATAATCAAAGGGTGAACAGTCTGAGATAATTGAATGTCTCAAATTCTGACTATTCTTCATACGTTTGCAAGTGAAAAAATCTGGGGGCACGAAGTGTCAGACAGTTTCTCTGAAACAGATCAAAAACATGGTATATCACGAGAGATCTCATCTATTCTGAGATGCGAACAGCAGTACGTCACCATGGGACTTCCAGTATATTATGAGAACCATGAAAGGCGAAAGTGAGGAGCCACACCTCATTTATGCATCACTTCCCAACTTTGAGTTCAGCGTAGCTGCCAAGCTATTTTTAAGCCCGCTTTCTTTGCAACTACTTCCGCTGCTGATATCCGTCAATTTACTCTTTTCTAAATCTACTTACTAATTCTCATTAAACTGGTGAACTTGGCTGCGGTAAGATaaatgtttttcgtttttaaccAGTTTTGGAAAAGATGGTAGTGCTCAGTTGACAAAGGTGGACACTGCACGCACCCCTAAGAACCCGTATTAGACGCGAATTTATCACTAATCTTCCTCAGACCTATCATTTGAGACCTTTCTAGCTAGCCGTACTAAAACGTCTTAGGAGAACAAGAATCACAGCAACAGTCCTTGCTGATCTTTGACCTGTTAACCTATTCCAGGAAACGAGTGGTGCTTCTAATTTTGTGCATTTGGATTGTCTCGTCAAGCATGACCTTCGCTAATATGGTCGCTGGTCTCCAGAATCGCAGCCTCTGGATAGACGACGAATGCACATTTAACGGTCAGTCTCAAAAAGTGAAACAGTTGTTCTAAACCACAacattcttccatttttaccAAAATTCTCAAGTTGATAACATTGTTGTGTGAGTGTCTCGGAGAAACTACGAAATCGAATCAATACGCGGTTAGGGATACATGATTATTCCATAGAAGAGAAGCACGGCGCGGTTTGCGCACGCTTTGTCCCCGCATACTCCTATAAATGTTTTCCAAGATTCTCTGAAACTAGCAACTTTTGAAGCAGACTAGAAATTATTGGCCAACTTTATAATATATGTTGATATATTgactaaaattttgaaatttaccGTTCAATCCCCCTTTATACAGTCGCGTATGGCGTCACTCGCTCCCGTTGTGTAACCCTCCGTTTGTTAGACTCACATCTGTACAGTGGAAATCATTCCCATGGTGTCAAACTGCTCAAATTGGGtctatctttgaaaaaaagctcagtAAATACGAAAGCACTGCGCTTTCCCGTGAAGTTCCACTTACTATCCAGAATCTGCGACGCGTACAGCaattaaataaaatggaaGCAGCGTCGATGGTTAGGCGTTCTGATCTATCGATTTGATGATACTCGTGCCGTGTACTCGACCCATTTCTGAACTCCCTGGCTGCTCCTGCAGCGCCTGACACTACATATCAGCTTTTTTCCCATAAACTTACAGACAATAATTTGCCACATATAATAGAAATTAGAGAATTAAAGAATACTTTCTAAGAaacactttcatttttcactttttctcgaCAATTGAAAATGAGACTTGTAGGgaggaaaacgaaaattcgTACACATGTACTTTTTGATTCTTATCTAAAGCAACGATACTACACAAACAGAACCGTGCCAGAAACAATTCTATTAGCTTCTGAGTCATATTTCTCGATTTGCGAATAGACAAAATATCGAATTTGTTGAACTATTTTCCGCTCAGAAGAGAGTGGGGCAactggcttttttttgaaggagccGCACTAACTGCCTGGTAACATAAACACTTCTTGTTTGCTCTCATTATATGATTGAACATTCCTGTAAGTTTCCcttcatttaagaaaaatgcatttttttttagcaaactCCACCGCTTCCTGCATCCATCGACTTGAATCATCGAGCTCAGctcattttgtttattatttgggTATTGTTGTATTTTGTGTTGTATGTCTTGCTGTAACTGCATACGCCTACAGTATCCTCCTCAGGTAAGGGATGCTCGttcagttttatttcattccgATGAGTTTAGCTGTTTAAGGGTTGTGTCCGGTGTTGTGAAGGCGGAGATCAAACAAAATGCAGAACTGGAGCATCTCAAAGATCGATCCGAAGAcggtaattaaaggcatcaccccatgaatctgaggtgatgcagatttcaggtggagtattcatatacgggatgggagactacggagagggggggtgattccgtccatttcttcctaattgccgtaaaaaacggcccggaagatgcggcgctgcacaaggctggcgcgctccagtcgaactccctgtagaaaatagtgcgctaaaacgcttgaagccgtatcttcctggtcgttttttacggcaattaggaagagatggacggaatcatccccttctccataatctcccatcccgtatacgaatactccacctgaaatctgcaccacctcagattcgtggggtgatgcctttaaatgataaTTATGAGTGACTGCAAAGCAGATATAGAGGGTTGAATGGACtgtcaaatatttttgagGCTATTGTCAAATGGGTGGGGAAGGCCAGTGCAGAGAATTCGCACTCTAATGCCTTTAGAAGGGTATTCCTTTAGAATTGAAGTACATTCTGCCGCAACCTGCATGGATTAGTTTGCTAGGCGAATGGTAGAGACGGGGTTGTAAGCTGTGTTCTATTACGCTTAAAGATTCGATATCACCTCCTTTTTCGGCATAAAATAGGGTCCTCCGCGATCCACTCTCCTGAACATACTACGAGTTGGATGGGAATAGAAAACCAACCTAGTTAACTTAAACCGTTCACATTAACCTTGTTGACTCCTCCTTTCTGTTACCAGCACCGTGTTTGGAGTTCATTCATCTACTTCCACATCTTCCATCTCGACATCGTTTAAAATTATtgataaaacaaatattatgCAAGTTTCATAATTGAAGATAAAAGTGATGTTAGAGCAAATCCCTTTGCAATATAATTGCTTTCGTCGTAGTGTTTATTTAGAACGCTATCCGCATTTGACCatttagattaaaaaaaaacgcgaaggGTTTGTGACAAGATCATCGTACATTCAGTTACGGCGATGCGCTCGccacttttcttctgttttgaaAGTTTGTACCGTTATTCAAAAGGCTCTGATGCCCTCATAGCTACATGTCAGGGATTCTGCAACATGATCGTGAGAGCGATACTGTATCGATCCTGAATCCCGAGTTTCGGATTTCTCTGACACAGTTTCGTGGAGTAGATAACATGTGCTTTGATAAACCGAGAAGACGCTGGTAAACTCAAATACAAGGAAGATTTGATTAACTCGTTGTTATCCTAAGTTAGACATCTTTGATAAAGAGAAAACTCTTGAACTGAAAACGAAGCAGAGAAGGGTGACCACCAAGTTGGCTGCGTATTTTGGGGTCTTTTGATTTAAGGGTTGTCATAGATATGTATGTGGCGCTGTGCTACCAGCGAATACTATGCTGCCGGATTTCCGCTAGCATCTCCATCTCAGCTCTTAGCCGTCaatctgttaaaggcatcacctcacgaatctggggtggtgcgagcTTCAGGTGGGCTATGCCTACACgtagtcgtagattatggagagaagggtgattccgtccatttattcctaattgccgtaaaaaaacggcccggaagatacagcttcaggcgttctggcgcactattttctacagtgagttcgattggagcgcgccagccttgtgcacgcgccgtatcttccgggccgttttttacggcaattaggaagaaatggccggaatcaccctcctctccataatctacgacctcgtataggaactctccatctgaaatccgcaccaccacagactcgcggggtgatgcctttaactgtgaTTCCGTTTCCAAAgctataatttctttttgaatcacAATTCGTGTTCTAATTATGTGTTTTGAACGGTGGATTACGTACGTCCTTGCTTTTCTGCGTTCTGAAGTGGCTCTAAGGGTTTCGAGCTCTGACGTCGAAACTTCCCCGGTGATAGTACATCATTAACAATCCTGGCTGCATGTTTCACTTACTGAATCTACGAATAATTGCTATTTCAAAGTTGAAGCAAAGCCGAACTTCCACTCTACTGCGTAAACGCGCTTACAGAAACAAAACACTCCATAAACAACCCATTCATAACTCATTGAAATCTACAGTGTTGACAAAGTAGACTTTAGTGATGTATTTACGTTATGTTAAGGAGAGCGACGTTTGGATAATAAGCACGTCTTGAAGCGACACAAATACGTCGTAGTTATCGGTACCGTAATCGGTGTCTACTCTGTTTACCTGACTGCCTACGCCACTTTACAAGTGTTGCAACTTGTCAATATTGCtgagtgagtttttctttttcaaagagaagtttttctgttcaagcggatattcaaagaaatcactgaaataaaggaaaacacCACTGTCACTTGTGACTTGAAATGCATTATACCCGAGGGGATAAGGGGACTGAAAATATTCTATTCTCACTTAAGTGACCAACTTAATGTAAAAATCGACGTTTTTTGTCGGATTCACTCATGGTAAGGTAACATGAGGGAATAGTTGTGGGATGGTTTGTCGATTGCTTCGAAGGATTCCTAGCTGGTCCCTAAATAgtcatcttttgttttttttttcaaagtgtatGTGAGAGCCTTCTGTTCTCGTCGTTTCTGAACAGAATGTTCACCAGTTCAAATCCGACACCCCGATAGTGGATTTGTGAAGATCCTTAAGAGCTATCTCACAGACCGTCCAGAAACGAACGTGTTTACGTCACCACGGTCCATTAAATGACTACAGCTTACGTAGTGAAGtgattgtttttcctttttagatGTGAGATAAAGATGGATAAAGATGGAGCAGATGAATCCGAGAAATGGTTACTCTCAATTGTACGAGAATCGCTATCACTAGTGACCATCTCTGAATTTGCgttgtttgatttttcagcGCACAATTTTAGGTTGTTGAATATGCGCATATTTCAAAAGTTAAGGGGTTAATTTCTTGAattgttttctgtttgttaTACACCAACGGTACTCGGACAGTGCTCCCAATGTTTCAAGAATTTCTGAGTGCATCAGTCGTAAAGAAATCCTTTGTGGCGTCTTTTTCTCGAttatttaacttatttttgaaaagggCGTTGTCGTAACTCCTATTTCATATGTCCCCAACTTACTGGAGTTAGCAATATAAGCActgtactaaaaaaaaacctaatatTTGTTCTCGCTAGCtcggtgaaaaatgaattcgcTCTAGTATGTAAAAATATATACCCTATCTGttaacaaaaatggaaagtgcATGCATTCGTTCCATGTCTCCcttttcagaaattcaaaTGGATTTCGACGTCGAGAtctcgtgaacctcaaataCATATGCTACCTTCTTATTTCTCTTCACTCACTACTTCAACCACTCTGTTATCTTCGAATGCGGGAATTCCGACTGCTCATCAGAAGGTCCATATAATTTGCACTAATCTCGTAAGAACACAATATTTATTAGGAtaatgaagaaaggaaaattgcACTTGCCCCGATCAACAATAAAACACTCGTTGCAGAACACTTTGCGGAAGGTTGAGGTACGATCAACAGGTGACCAACGAGCAGTACTACACATCGAACGCTCAAAAAGAAGTGATTGGGAAAGATTACGTATGAAAATCCTgcattttgttattatttatgtattatataGACGAATAAATACGTGTACAGTCAATCCATGGTTATTTTTGGCCTATACGTTCCCACGGGTCGAAGTCGGGACCTCTTCGTTGAGTTCGTTGCGAGGATCCCACTCTTCCgaatgatttcttctttttcagttgAATCAGTTTCGCTTTGCTTGGCTTTCGGATAATTTCTCCTGAAGATGTGCAATTTTAAAGTAGTAGCAGTGGATTGACTAAGAACAAACGTGGAGGTTCGGTGTTGTTTGAATCTTGACATTGAGTCAACTTAGCGATGACTTATGTGAAGCGATCACGAAAATCATTAGAGGCAGCATCCCATGAAATTAATGACGGTGGGATCTCTCCAGTAAAAGATAAGGTTGGGAGTGTATATTACGAGGAAGAGCGTGTTCACCCT
The Necator americanus strain Aroian chromosome I, whole genome shotgun sequence genome window above contains:
- a CDS encoding hypothetical protein (NECATOR_CHRI.G2084.T2); protein product: MNSEVELTVTDEFSMCCQPLLSTFLRHKWRRLQYQEATRTHNRMDASNFSAEDFARWLRAGRAEIYENHAWDWEATARGFGISYVILGTLAICINSLLLCSLLARRRKAFSHAFYIMILDFTIIDTIKGISSILFAIKLLKTDLNSDQSLLSIRIDQYSGVLLRFTNLATILNLLCITLNEYVFICYPLRYSTLITRKRVVLLILCIWIVSSSMTFANMVAGLQNRSLWIDDECTFNANSTASCIHRLESSSSAHFVYYLGIVVFCVVCLAVTAYAYSILLRVVSGVVKAEIKQNAELEHLKDRSEDGERRLDNKHVLKRHKYVVVIGTVIGVYSVYLTAYATLQVLQLVNIAENSNGFRRRDLVNLKYICYLLISLHSLLQPLCYLRMREFRLLIRRTLCGRLRYDQQVTNEQYYTSNAQKEVIGKDYV
- a CDS encoding hypothetical protein (NECATOR_CHRI.G2084.T1) yields the protein MDASNFSAEDFARWLRAGRAEIYENHAWDWEATARGFGISYVILGTLAICINSLLLCSLLARRRKAFSHAFYIMILDFTIIDTIKGISSILFAIKLLKTDLNSDQSLLSIRIDQYSGVLLRFTNLATILNLLCITLNEYVFICYPLRYSTLITRKRVVLLILCIWIVSSSMTFANMVAGLQNRSLWIDDECTFNANSTASCIHRLESSSSAHFVYYLGIVVFCVVCLAVTAYAYSILLRVVSGVVKAEIKQNAELEHLKDRSEDGERRLDNKHVLKRHKYVVVIGTVIGVYSVYLTAYATLQVLQLVNIAENSNGFRRRDLVNLKYICYLLISLHSLLQPLCYLRMREFRLLIRRTLCGRLRYDQQVTNEQYYTSNAQKEVIGKDYV